The genomic stretch AGATCCGCACCCGCGTCAAGAAGCAGATGGAGAAGACCCAGAAGGAGTACTACCTGAATGAGCAGATGCAGGCCATTCAGAAGGAGCTGGGTGAGCGCGACGAGTTCAAGAACGAGATCCAGGAGATCGAGGAGAAGCTCAAGAACAAGCGGATGAGCAAGGAGGCCACGCTCAAGGTCAAGAAGGAGCTGAAGAAGCTCCGGATGATGAGCCCGATGAGCGCCGAGGCCACCGTCGTGCGCAACTACATCGACTGGATCATCAGCCTGCCCTGGTACGAGGAGACGCAGGACCGGCTGGATGTGGTCGAGGCCGAGCGGGTGCTCAACGAGGACCACTACGGCCTCAAGCGCCCCAAGGAGCGCATCCTCGAGTACCTGGCGGTGCAGCAGCTGGTGAAGAAGCTCAAGGGCCCCGTGCTCTGCTTCGTGGGGCCTCCGGGCGTCGGCAAGACGTCGCTGGCGCGCTCCATCGCCCGCGCCACCGGCCGCAAGTTCGTGCGCCTGTCCCTGGGCGGCGTGCGTGACGAGGCCGAGATCCGCGGCCACCGGCGCACGTACATCGGCGCGATGCCGGGCAAGCTCATCCAGTCGCTGAAGAAGGCGGGCAGCAACAACCCCGTCTTCCTGCTCGACGAGATCGACAAGATGTCCACGGACTTCCGTGGCGACCCGAGCGCGGCGCTGCTCGAGGTGCTCGACCCGGAGCAGAACCACAACTTCAACGACCACTACCTCGACCTGGACTACGACCTGTCCAAGGTGATGTTCATCTGCACCGCGAACACGATGCACAACATCCCCGGTCCTCTGCAGGACCGCATGGAGGTCATCCGGATCGCGGGCTACACCGAGCCGGAGAAGCTCAACATCGCCCGCCGCTACCTGATCCCCAAGGAGCAGGAGGCCAACGGCCTGGCGGACATGAAGATCGACGTCACCAACGAGGCCCTGCGGACCATCATCCACCGCTACACCCGTGAGTCCGGTGTGCGCTCGCTGGAGCGTGAGATCGGCGGCGTGTACCGGAAGATCGCGCGCGACATCCTCAAGAACGGCAAGCGCGACATCGTGGTCGACCGCAAGCAGGTGATGAAGTACCTGGGCACCCCGCGCTTCCGCTACGGCGTGGCCGAGCGCGAGGACCAGGTGGGCATCGTCACCGGTCTGGCCTGGACGGAGATGGGCGGAGAGATCCTCACCACCGAGGCCACGGTGATGCCGGGCAAGGGCAAGCTCATCATCACCGGCAAGCTGGGTGAGGTGATGCAGGAGTCGGCCCAGGCGGCCATGTCGTACGTGCGCTCGCGCGCCGAGCGGTTCGGAATCGACCGCAAGATGTTCGAGAACTACGACATCCACGTGCACCTGCCCGAGGGCGCCATTCCCAAGGACGGTCCGTCCGCCGGTGTCACCATGTGCACCGCGCTCGTGTCCGCGCTCACCCGCGTCCCGGTTCGCAAGGACGTGGCCATGACGGGTGAAATCACCCTGCGCGGCCGCGTGCTGCCCATCGGCGGCCTGAAGGAGAAGACGCTCGCGGCCCACCGCGCCGGCATCAAGACCGTCCTCATCCCCAAGGCCAACAAGAAGGACCTGAAGGACATCCCGAAGAAGATCCGCGCCCAGCTGCGCATCGTCCCCGTGGAGTTCGTGGACGACGTGCTGCGCGAGGCCCTGGTCCTCGAGAAGCCCGAGGAGTTCGGCCGCAGGGCGGAGTCGTCCAAGAACTCGGACGCCGCAGGTGCGGTGACCCCCGCTTCGGCCCCTGCTTCGGCGTAGGGGTTCCAGGTTGAACGGGTGAAGTGAATCGCGGGCCCCGGGGACTCCCCTGGGGCCCGTTTTTTTCGCGGTAGACCCTCACCCCGACCCTCTCCCAGAGGGAGAGGGACTCATCAGGTTCGTCACCGTGTATGTCCCCTCTCCCTTTGGGAGAGGGCTAGGGTGAGGGTGTTCCCTTGCTCGGTGGTCGCATGCTCCCTCTCTGACGCGATACAACCCACCCCCCGGTGGCTCCTCCCTCGCGCTCCTCACGACTCGCCTTGATGCTCGCCCTGGTCCTCGTGGCCGGAGGTTGTGGTCGCTGTGGCTTCCAGCCCGACCCTGGCGTCAAGGTCGTCGTCCCCGCGATGCCCACCACCCTCGACTGGAGCTACTCCGACCCCACCAGTTGGGCCAACTACCCCGTCATGCTCGCCAGCCAGCGCGGGCTCACCACCCTCGCGCCCGACCACTCCGTCCAGCCCGGTCTCGCCGAGCGCTGGGAGCGCTCCCGCACCGCCCACGGCCACGAGGTCTACACCTTCCACCTCCGGCGGGACGTGCGTTGGTCCGATGGTGTCACCCCCCTCTCCGCCCAGGACTTCGTCCTCGGCTGGCACCGCGCCCTCCAGGGCCGCGAGCGCGGGGAGCTGGCCGACCTCCTCGGCGCCGAGGAGGTGCTCTCCCTTCAGGACCAGGGTGCCCCCGCCGAGCGCCTCCAGGCCGCCCTCGCCCGCGTGGGCATCGAGGCGATCGATCCGCATACCCTGCGCGTCACCCTGGCTCGCCCCCGCAGCTACTTCCTCGCGCGGCTCGCCAACGTCTACCTGTTCTTCCCCGTGCCCTCCGCGGCCCTTGCCGGCAGGTCCGAGGAAGCGGTGCGCGACTACTTCGACCGGCCGCGCGAGGGCCACCCCCTGGCGCTCGGCCCCTACCGCGTCGAGAGCTGGGACCGCGCCGGCGAGCGCGTGAGGCTCGTCCACAACCCGCACTCCATCTTCCAGCCGCCGCTCGGCCCCGGTGAGCGCCCCGCGCCCGTGCTCACCCTCCTGAAGTCTGAGATCGGCCCCGCCCTCTACGAGCGCGGCCGGGTGGACTTCGTCTTCGTGGACAGCGCCGTGGCCCTCCAGGGCCGCCACCCGGAGGACCTCCAGCACGAGCCGCTCCTCTCCACCTACTTCCTCGTCTTCAACACCGAGCGCCCACCGCTCGATCGGCCCGAGGTGCGCCGGGCCATCTCCCGGGCCATCGATCGCGAGGCCCTCATGAAGGGCCTGCTGCCCGCGGCGCGTCCCAGCCACGTCCTCCTCCCGCCCGAGCTGCCCGGCGCCGCCACCCCCCAGGAAGCCGCGCGCCTGCCCCACTTCGAGCCCGAGCGGGCCCGAGCGGAGCTCTCCGGGGTGCCGGGAGTGGACCGGCCGCTGCGCCTCGTCTTCCGGGCGGGGGACTCCTTCGTGCCCGAGGCCGCCATCGCCGAGCGCCTGGCCGCGCAGCTCGCCGCCGTGGGCCTCCAGGTGACGCTGGACTCGCGCTCGGACTTCTCCGCCGAGGTGGCCCGCCGCACTCCCGAGGGCCCCCGGGCCTACGACCTCTACCTGCGCCGGCTGGGCGCGGACTACGCGCACCCCAACACCTTCTTCACCCTCTTCGAGCGCACCGGACTGCACCAGTCGGGCTGGGAGACGCAGCGGGGCGGCGAGCCCATGAGCCGCTTCGAGGCGCTCCTGGACGAGGCCGACGCCGAGCCGGACGAGGCCCGCGCGCGTGCCCTCTACGGACAGGCCCAGGCGGTGCTCCTCGACGAGATGGCCGTCATCGCGCCCCTGTACCACCCGGACCGCTACTTCCGGACCCGGGCCTCCCTGCGCGGCGTGGACGTGGACCCCTTCAACTTCCTCTCCCTGCGCGAGCTGCGCCTGGGGACCCCGGCGGAGGTGCGCTGACCCATGTCTCCCGCGCTCGTCCGCCTCGGCCGGCAGCTGGTGCTCGTGCCCCTCGTCGCGCTCGCGTCCTACTTCCTCATGGCCGCGCTGCCGCTCACCACCGATGACGACGCCAAGCGCCAGGTGGCTCCGGAGGTGCTCGCGTCCTACCGGAGGGACCTCGGCCTGGGGCAGCCGCTCGGCTTCCTCCGCCCGTGGGTGAAGCTCTTCCGCGGCGAGCGCCTGGGCACCAGCGCCCAGGGCGTCACCGGCGACGAGCTGCTGTGGAAGCTCTCCGGCAGCGTGGGCGTGGGATTGGTGGCCCTGGTGCTCGCGCTCGGGTGGGCCCTGGCCTTCGCGCTGCTGCGGGCGCGGTGGAGACGGGGCCGGCTCGCCGTGCTCGGGGACGCGCTGCCGGCCGTGGCCTTCGGGACGCCCGTCTTCATCCCCGCGCTGCTGCTCGCGCCCGCGGTGGTGGAGCGCGGGCACCTGCTGCCCGAGCTGTCCGCCGCGCTCGTCATCTCCGTCTGGCCCGGCATCTTCCTCGGCACGCTGGTGGCGGACGCGCTGGACACGGAGCTGTCCCGGGACTACGTGCGCACCGCGCTCGGCAAGGGCCTGTCCCCGCACTCCGTGCTGTGGCGCCACGTGCTGCCCAACGTGCTGCCCGCGCTGCTGGACGCCGTGGGGCCCGTGGCCACCGCGCTCCTCGCCGGCTCCTTCGCCGCCGAGCGCGTCTTCGGCCTGCCGTACTTCGGCCAGCTCTACGTCCTCGCCGTGCTGCAGAAGCAGGTGGCCGTCGTCGTGGTGGCCACCACCGTCTTCGCCTCGCTGCTCGTCGCCGTCGGGCTGGGGGTGGAGCTCGTGCGCCTCTGGGTGGATCCGAGGGCCCGGGAGGCCCGGACATGAGCACGCGCCGCGTCCCCACGCGGGCCTGGGTGGGCCTCGTGCTGCTCGTGGGCCTGGGCCTGGCGAGCTGGCTCGCCGCCCGCGTCTTCCCCGAGGCGCTCGCCTCGACCTGCCCGTTGGGCACGGACCCCACCCACCCGGACCGTACGGTGTGCGAGCTGGCCTTCGGGGGCCTGTGGGTCTCCCTGGCCGTGGGCCTGATGGCCGGGGCCCTGTCCACCGCGCTGGGGCTCGGCGTGGCCATGGGCGCCCGGGCGGCGGGCGGCGCGGTGGAGCACCAGGTGCTGCGCGCGGTGGACGCCGTCTTCGCGCTGCCGGACGTGCTGGTGGTGATGGTGCTCCAACTTGCGGGCCAGTCGATGCTGGACGCGGGCCACGCGGGCGGACTGGGCCCCTTCGGGCTGATGGTGGTGTCCCTGGCCCTGGTGGGCTGGGCGGGTCCGGCGCGCATGTTCCGCAACCGCCTGGCCACGCTGGAGGGCCAGGAGTTCATCGCCGCCTCGCGGGCCCTCGGCGCCGGGCGCTGGCACCTGCTGCGCGTCCACCTCTGGCCCGCGCTGCGCCCCTTCGTGCTCGCCGTCTTCCTCAGCCGCCTGCCGACCGCCATCCTCGCCGAGTCCACCGTCAGCTTCTTCGGCATCGCCCGCATGGAGCCGATGTCGCTCGGCCGCTACCTGGGCACCAGCTACGCGGCCCTCATCTACGAGGGCGGCGCGCGCGTGGTGCTTCCCGCCTGGGGGTTGCTGGTGCTGCTCGTGCTTGGTGCCTCGCTGGCCTCCCAGGCACTCGGGGCTGGGACGCGCCGCGCCTGAGGGGAGCGGCGGTTCGCCCCCGGGGACGTTGTGAGTGTGGAATTCCGAGCATGCGTGTGGCCGTTCCCACCACACAACCCCCTCTCCCCGGAGCCACCATGTCCATCGTCAACGAGGAGCTCCCCATTGCCACCGGCCACAGCCGCTCCAGGACCCAGGCCGACGACAATCTGAAGCTGGAGCCGGTGAAGGGCTCGGTGCTCATCGTCGAGGACGACCCCGCCCACCGCGAGCTGCTGGTGGAACTGTTGACGCAGTGGGGCTACGCGCCGTTGCCCGTGGGCAGCGCGGAGGAGGCCGAGTTCGCCGTGCGCAACAAGCGCATGGACGCGGCCATCGTCGATGTCTTCCTCCCGGGCCGCAGCGGCACCAACCTGATGACGCGCCTGCGCGAGAAGTTCCCCCAGTCCGTGCTCATCGGCGTGAGCGCCATGAGCGATGCGGCCATGGCCCGCAAGTGCAAGGGGCTGGGCGCGGATCTGTTCATCGGCAAGCCGCTCGCGCCGGAGAAGCTCGCCCAGGCGCTGCAGTCCCGTCACAACAGCTGGCATTGATCCGCGGGCCGGGTTCGAATGGGTTGCGCGGAGGGGGCGAAGGTCGGACACTTCCCCTGTGCAGACACTCGCTCCCGGCTTCCTCATCGCCATGCCCCAGTTGGGGGATTCGACCTTCAAGCGCTCGGTCATCCTCATGCTCGAGCACAACGAATCGGGTTCCATGGGGCTGGTCATCAACCGGGGCGCCTCGCTGACGCTGGGTGAGCTGGCGAAGAATCAGTCCCTGGGCATCGCCCCGGAACGGGTCAACCAGCTCGTCTTCGTGGGCGGCCCCGTGGAGCCCCACCGGGGCTTCGTCCTCCACGACGACGAGCGTGTGACGGAGAAGCACGAGGTGGTGCCCGGCCTCTTCCTCAGCCTCACCCTGGACACGCTGGGCCCCCTCCTGAAGGATCCATCGCCCCACCTGCGCTTCTGCCTGGGCTACGCCGGCTGGGGCGCCGGGCAGTTGGAGAGCGAGCTCGCTTCCGGCTCCTGGCTCTACGCCGAGGCGTCCGCACGTCCCGTGCTCGAAGGGGACCCGGGTCTGATATGGGACAGCACCCTGAAGAGCATGGGGGTGGATCCCGCCATGCTCGTGAAGGGGAAGGGACTGAACTGATGCTCGATCCGAATGCCATCCGCCAGAGGATTCTCGGCGCGCTGCCCGGCTCGGAGGTGGACGTGCGCGACACCACCGGGACGGGAGACCACTTCGAGGCGCGCGTGGTGAGCCCCGCCTTCGGGGGGAAGTCCATGGTGGAACAGCACCAACTGGTGTACGCGCCCCTGCAGGACTGGCTGAAGTCCGGCGAGCTGCACGCGCTCGCGCTCAAGACCTATTCGCCCGAGCAGTGGAAGAAGCTCGGCAACCGCTGACGAGGAATCCGAACCATGACTCCGGAATTGAAGGCTCGTTTCGACGAGGAGATCCGCAACCACAAGATCGTCCTCTTCATGAAGGGCAACGCGCTGTTCCCGCAGTGCGGCTTCTCCGCGCGGGCGCTGCACATCCTGCGGCAGCACGGGGAGGTGCACACGGTGGATGTGCTGGCCGATCCCGAGATTCGCCAGGGCATCAAGGAGTACTCCAACTGGCCCACGATTCCCCAGGTGTTCATCAACGGGAAGTTCGTCGGGGGCTCGGACATCCTCATGGAGCTGGAGGAGCGTGGCGAGCTGGCCGACCTGCTCTCCGGCAAGGCCCCGGCCTGACCGTGTACGCCCCCTCTCCCTCTGGGAGAGGGCTGGGGTGAGGGTCTGCCGACCCCGAGGAGCGCCACATGTCCACCCGGGACGAGAAGCTCCAGCGCATCGTGGAAGCGCGCCTGAAACTCCGGGAGCGCTTCCTGGAGAGGATGGCGCGCACGCCAGGCGTGAGTGACGAGCGCCCCCAGGGCAGCGGTCCGCCGAACCGGCACGGCATGCCGAAGCTGCCGCCGGATCAGACCGAGACACGCAAGTGGCCGGTGCTGGACCTGGGTGTGCCGTTCGATCAGCCCTCGCTGGACGAGTGGGAGCTGCGCATCGACGGCGCGGTGGAGCAGCCCCTGACCCTGAGCTGGACGGACTTCCGGTCTCTGCCCCAGGCCGAGGATACCAGTGACTTCCACTGCGTCACGGGCTGGAGCCTGATGGACGTGCAGTGGAGGGGGGTGCAGTTCGCGACGCTCGCGGCGCTCGCCCGCCCGCTGCCCGGGGCGGCGTTCATCCTCGCGCACGCCTACGACGGCTACACCACCAACCTGCCGCTCGAGGAAGCCCTCAAAGACGACGTGCTGCTGGTGCACACGTACAATGGCAAGCCGCTGCCGCGCGAGCACGGTGGCCCGGTGCGGATGATCACGCCCCAGCTCTATGCCTGGAAGGGGGCGAAGTGGATCCGCCGCATCGAGTTCCTCCGGCAGGACCAGCCAGGCTTCTGGGAACAACGTGGCTACAGCAACACCGCGCATCCCTGGAGAGATGACCGCTACTCCTGAGCCGGGCCTGGGCGTCGAGCCGGGCGCGGAGCAGGGGCCGCTGCTCGTTCCCGTCGCGGATGTGCCCGCCACCACCGCTCCGCCCGAGGACCTGGTTCCCACGGAGACGCGGCCCACGCTGGGAGAGCGGGTGCGAGGCCTCCGCACCCGCTACGCGAAGTGGGAGCTGGCGCTCTTCTTCTTCGCGGGCTTCGCCTACGACATCCTCACGCTGCCGCGCATCGACAACCGGTTCGTGCTCACCAAGCACGGCCTGTACCTGGCCATCCTGGGCCTGTTGCTGCTGGCGGAGCTGCGCTGGAGCTGGGGAACGGAGCCGCCGCGCCGGCTGGCCCGGGTGTGGCGCTTCCGCGAGGACGCGCTGCACTTCTTCCTCGGCGGGCTGCTGAGCCCGTACACGCTCTTCTATTTCAAGAGTGCCTCCGGGCTGACGGCGTTCCTGTTCCTCGCGGGCGTCTTCGGGCTGCTGGTGGCCAACGAGCTGCCACGCTTCCGGGCGCTGGGGCCCGTGGTGCGCGTGGGGCTCTACAGCTTCTGTGTCACGTCCTACTTCGCGTACCTGCTGCCGGTGCTGTCCGGCTACTACAGCGGGAAGCTGTTCGTGGCGTCGGCGGGGCTGTCCTGCGTGGCGACGCTGCTCCTCTCCCTGCTGGCGCGTTGGTGGAGTGGGGACTGGCGGCGCACGCTGCGGCACGTGGCGCTGCCGGGGCTCGGCATCCAGGGGCTGCTGCTCGGGCTGTACCTGCTGAAGGCGATTCCCCCGGTGCCGCTGTCCATGCTGGCCAGTGGCATCTACCACGGCGTGGAGGTGGTGAAGGGACCGAAGGGCCGGGACTACCGGCTGCTCCACGAGCGCCCCGAGTGGAGGCCGTGGCAGCGCGGGGATCAGGACTTCCGCGCGCGTCCAGGCGACAAGGTCTACTTCTTCGCCAGTGTCTTCGCGCCCGCGAGCTTCAAGCCCCAGCGCGCGGGCGACAAGGGCACCCGGCTCGTCATCCGCTGGTACTACGACGATCCGGAGAAGGGCTGGAAGGAGTTCCACGCCTACGACGACCTGTACCTGGGGCAGGGCGGGCGCGAGCGGGGCTACCGGACGTTCGCGAGTCTGACCAATCCCCGCGCCGGCGACTGGCGCGTCTCCATGGAGACAGAGGACGGGCGGGAGATCGGCCGCCTGTCCTTCACCGTGACGCCGGACGAGAGCACGGCGCCCCGCGTGTTCAAG from Archangium lipolyticum encodes the following:
- the lon gene encoding endopeptidase La, whose product is MFFGRDDKRDAQKRGSTVPLLPLRDIIVFPHMVVPLFVGREKSIAALKDAMAHKGPDDKAVILLAAQKKAKTNDPTAEDIFHFGTIGHVIQLLPLPDGTVKVLVEGVRRAKVKRFMPNDAFFMVEVEEVEEQSEKSVELEALVRSVHSVFEAFVKLNKRIPPEMLMQVASIDDPARLADTIVAHLSLKLNDKQALLETESPAKRLEKLYELMQGEIEILQVEKKIRTRVKKQMEKTQKEYYLNEQMQAIQKELGERDEFKNEIQEIEEKLKNKRMSKEATLKVKKELKKLRMMSPMSAEATVVRNYIDWIISLPWYEETQDRLDVVEAERVLNEDHYGLKRPKERILEYLAVQQLVKKLKGPVLCFVGPPGVGKTSLARSIARATGRKFVRLSLGGVRDEAEIRGHRRTYIGAMPGKLIQSLKKAGSNNPVFLLDEIDKMSTDFRGDPSAALLEVLDPEQNHNFNDHYLDLDYDLSKVMFICTANTMHNIPGPLQDRMEVIRIAGYTEPEKLNIARRYLIPKEQEANGLADMKIDVTNEALRTIIHRYTRESGVRSLEREIGGVYRKIARDILKNGKRDIVVDRKQVMKYLGTPRFRYGVAEREDQVGIVTGLAWTEMGGEILTTEATVMPGKGKLIITGKLGEVMQESAQAAMSYVRSRAERFGIDRKMFENYDIHVHLPEGAIPKDGPSAGVTMCTALVSALTRVPVRKDVAMTGEITLRGRVLPIGGLKEKTLAAHRAGIKTVLIPKANKKDLKDIPKKIRAQLRIVPVEFVDDVLREALVLEKPEEFGRRAESSKNSDAAGAVTPASAPASA
- a CDS encoding peptide ABC transporter substrate-binding protein, with translation MLALVLVAGGCGRCGFQPDPGVKVVVPAMPTTLDWSYSDPTSWANYPVMLASQRGLTTLAPDHSVQPGLAERWERSRTAHGHEVYTFHLRRDVRWSDGVTPLSAQDFVLGWHRALQGRERGELADLLGAEEVLSLQDQGAPAERLQAALARVGIEAIDPHTLRVTLARPRSYFLARLANVYLFFPVPSAALAGRSEEAVRDYFDRPREGHPLALGPYRVESWDRAGERVRLVHNPHSIFQPPLGPGERPAPVLTLLKSEIGPALYERGRVDFVFVDSAVALQGRHPEDLQHEPLLSTYFLVFNTERPPLDRPEVRRAISRAIDREALMKGLLPAARPSHVLLPPELPGAATPQEAARLPHFEPERARAELSGVPGVDRPLRLVFRAGDSFVPEAAIAERLAAQLAAVGLQVTLDSRSDFSAEVARRTPEGPRAYDLYLRRLGADYAHPNTFFTLFERTGLHQSGWETQRGGEPMSRFEALLDEADAEPDEARARALYGQAQAVLLDEMAVIAPLYHPDRYFRTRASLRGVDVDPFNFLSLRELRLGTPAEVR
- a CDS encoding ABC transporter permease subunit, producing the protein MSPALVRLGRQLVLVPLVALASYFLMAALPLTTDDDAKRQVAPEVLASYRRDLGLGQPLGFLRPWVKLFRGERLGTSAQGVTGDELLWKLSGSVGVGLVALVLALGWALAFALLRARWRRGRLAVLGDALPAVAFGTPVFIPALLLAPAVVERGHLLPELSAALVISVWPGIFLGTLVADALDTELSRDYVRTALGKGLSPHSVLWRHVLPNVLPALLDAVGPVATALLAGSFAAERVFGLPYFGQLYVLAVLQKQVAVVVVATTVFASLLVAVGLGVELVRLWVDPRAREART
- a CDS encoding ABC transporter permease subunit encodes the protein MSTRRVPTRAWVGLVLLVGLGLASWLAARVFPEALASTCPLGTDPTHPDRTVCELAFGGLWVSLAVGLMAGALSTALGLGVAMGARAAGGAVEHQVLRAVDAVFALPDVLVVMVLQLAGQSMLDAGHAGGLGPFGLMVVSLALVGWAGPARMFRNRLATLEGQEFIAASRALGAGRWHLLRVHLWPALRPFVLAVFLSRLPTAILAESTVSFFGIARMEPMSLGRYLGTSYAALIYEGGARVVLPAWGLLVLLVLGASLASQALGAGTRRA
- a CDS encoding response regulator translates to MSIVNEELPIATGHSRSRTQADDNLKLEPVKGSVLIVEDDPAHRELLVELLTQWGYAPLPVGSAEEAEFAVRNKRMDAAIVDVFLPGRSGTNLMTRLREKFPQSVLIGVSAMSDAAMARKCKGLGADLFIGKPLAPEKLAQALQSRHNSWH
- a CDS encoding YqgE/AlgH family protein, whose product is MQTLAPGFLIAMPQLGDSTFKRSVILMLEHNESGSMGLVINRGASLTLGELAKNQSLGIAPERVNQLVFVGGPVEPHRGFVLHDDERVTEKHEVVPGLFLSLTLDTLGPLLKDPSPHLRFCLGYAGWGAGQLESELASGSWLYAEASARPVLEGDPGLIWDSTLKSMGVDPAMLVKGKGLN
- a CDS encoding BolA family protein, producing MLDPNAIRQRILGALPGSEVDVRDTTGTGDHFEARVVSPAFGGKSMVEQHQLVYAPLQDWLKSGELHALALKTYSPEQWKKLGNR
- the grxD gene encoding Grx4 family monothiol glutaredoxin, translating into MTPELKARFDEEIRNHKIVLFMKGNALFPQCGFSARALHILRQHGEVHTVDVLADPEIRQGIKEYSNWPTIPQVFINGKFVGGSDILMELEERGELADLLSGKAPA
- a CDS encoding sulfite oxidase-like oxidoreductase; amino-acid sequence: MSTRDEKLQRIVEARLKLRERFLERMARTPGVSDERPQGSGPPNRHGMPKLPPDQTETRKWPVLDLGVPFDQPSLDEWELRIDGAVEQPLTLSWTDFRSLPQAEDTSDFHCVTGWSLMDVQWRGVQFATLAALARPLPGAAFILAHAYDGYTTNLPLEEALKDDVLLVHTYNGKPLPREHGGPVRMITPQLYAWKGAKWIRRIEFLRQDQPGFWEQRGYSNTAHPWRDDRYS
- a CDS encoding DUF2914 domain-containing protein, which produces MTATPEPGLGVEPGAEQGPLLVPVADVPATTAPPEDLVPTETRPTLGERVRGLRTRYAKWELALFFFAGFAYDILTLPRIDNRFVLTKHGLYLAILGLLLLAELRWSWGTEPPRRLARVWRFREDALHFFLGGLLSPYTLFYFKSASGLTAFLFLAGVFGLLVANELPRFRALGPVVRVGLYSFCVTSYFAYLLPVLSGYYSGKLFVASAGLSCVATLLLSLLARWWSGDWRRTLRHVALPGLGIQGLLLGLYLLKAIPPVPLSMLASGIYHGVEVVKGPKGRDYRLLHERPEWRPWQRGDQDFRARPGDKVYFFASVFAPASFKPQRAGDKGTRLVIRWYYDDPEKGWKEFHAYDDLYLGQGGRERGYRTFASLTNPRAGDWRVSMETEDGREIGRLSFTVTPDESTAPRVFKADAG